In one Pseudodesulfovibrio tunisiensis genomic region, the following are encoded:
- a CDS encoding protein kinase domain-containing protein, producing MKIGRYAIKGLLGRGGMGVVYKAAMPVTGRMVALKVCRPAEIMADIMGMDAIRDLFLREAVTMSRIEHPNVAGILDVHDGSDDIEPHFTMEYFCGNLGVLMGETYEVEQESRRLGVEFSVHAARQMLAGLDRLHYEDIVHRDVKPFNVMLAGDESGMGQVKLIDFGLSKLRGERMTRHKGMVVGSPYYTAPEQETDPEAADARSDLYSVGVALYRMLTGRLPEPREADRPSICTRHPDLGCEWDDFFTSALAPEPERRFPDAMTMIRELDRMASLWAKHRDATCSGLDQLDEPAARPATAPRSTPIKAPLGSARQTFGLDALWRPKQYPRHAFTDNGDGTVTDAISGLIWEKHGSRHPLSWERAEAHCERLNRQKYANRSDWRLPTVDELATLFTGRTEPGEFCMESVFDPAKARLWSCDTKAFTAAWYADAELGFVWWQDRTCRFHARAVCGNA from the coding sequence ATGAAAATCGGACGATATGCCATCAAGGGACTGCTCGGCAGGGGCGGCATGGGGGTCGTGTACAAGGCGGCCATGCCCGTGACAGGACGCATGGTGGCGCTCAAGGTATGCCGCCCCGCGGAAATCATGGCCGACATCATGGGCATGGACGCAATACGCGACCTGTTCCTGCGCGAGGCCGTGACCATGTCGCGCATCGAACACCCCAACGTGGCGGGCATTCTGGACGTTCACGACGGAAGCGATGACATCGAACCGCATTTCACCATGGAATACTTCTGCGGCAACCTCGGCGTGCTCATGGGCGAGACCTACGAAGTGGAACAGGAATCCCGCAGATTGGGCGTGGAGTTTTCGGTGCATGCGGCCCGTCAGATGCTCGCGGGGCTGGACAGACTGCATTATGAAGACATCGTGCACCGGGACGTGAAGCCCTTCAACGTCATGCTTGCCGGCGACGAATCCGGCATGGGGCAGGTCAAGCTCATCGACTTCGGGCTGTCCAAGCTCCGGGGCGAACGCATGACGCGCCACAAGGGCATGGTGGTGGGATCGCCCTACTACACGGCCCCGGAACAGGAAACCGATCCCGAGGCTGCGGATGCACGCTCCGACCTCTACTCCGTGGGCGTTGCCCTGTACCGCATGCTCACGGGACGGCTGCCGGAACCCCGGGAAGCGGATCGTCCGTCCATCTGCACACGGCATCCCGACCTCGGCTGCGAGTGGGATGACTTTTTCACCTCGGCTCTGGCCCCGGAGCCGGAACGCCGTTTTCCCGACGCCATGACCATGATCCGGGAACTGGACAGGATGGCCTCGCTCTGGGCCAAGCACCGGGACGCGACCTGTTCCGGGCTGGACCAGCTTGACGAACCTGCCGCACGGCCCGCAACAGCGCCCCGCAGCACGCCGATCAAGGCTCCGCTTGGATCGGCACGCCAGACTTTCGGGCTGGATGCATTGTGGCGGCCGAAACAGTATCCGCGCCACGCGTTCACCGACAATGGAGACGGTACCGTGACCGATGCGATTTCCGGCCTGATCTGGGAAAAGCACGGATCGCGCCATCCCCTGAGCTGGGAACGGGCCGAAGCGCACTGTGAAAGGCTGAACCGGCAGAAATACGCCAATCGTTCGGATTGGCGGCTGCCCACCGTGGACGAACTCGCCACGCTCTTTACGGGTCGCACCGAACCCGGGGAATTCTGCATGGAATCCGTGTTCGATCCGGCCAAGGCCCGACTCTGGAGTTGCGATACCAAGGCGTTCACCGCAGCATGGTACGCGGATGCGGAACTGGGATTCGTGTGGTGGCAGGACCGGACGTGCCGATTCCACGCCCGCGCGGTGTGTGGCAACGCCTGA
- a CDS encoding MarR family winged helix-turn-helix transcriptional regulator, whose protein sequence is MTRNAELTQLIVEFYEKLSSWEHCVVRDQGFTLPQIHTLEILGTHEQLRMKELAERMGVTTGSLTVMVDRLEKAGLVRRRPHESDRRSIMVELTDTGRDLFREHDELHLQLTRDITSKLSDSERDELARMLRAMNSEF, encoded by the coding sequence ATGACAAGAAATGCCGAACTCACACAACTCATCGTCGAATTCTATGAAAAGCTGTCATCATGGGAACACTGCGTGGTCCGCGATCAGGGCTTCACGCTGCCCCAGATTCACACGCTGGAAATCCTTGGCACGCACGAACAGTTGCGCATGAAGGAACTGGCCGAGCGCATGGGCGTGACCACGGGCTCGCTCACGGTCATGGTGGACCGGCTGGAAAAGGCCGGACTCGTTCGCCGCCGCCCGCACGAATCCGACCGGCGATCCATCATGGTGGAACTCACCGACACCGGCCGAGACCTGTTCCGGGAGCATGACGAACTCCATTTGCAACTCACTCGGGACATCACCTCCAAGCTCTCGGATTCGGAACGCGACGAGCTCGCACGAATGCTGCGCGCCATGAATTCGGAGTTTTAA
- a CDS encoding protein kinase domain-containing protein — protein MWARIQEMAIRGAAPEPLEPGSEINGARVRRRIPSIMGFRRYEAVRDYEPLEIRQFLDVDTTAFLSWQNAARFAGLPHDCRFLWPVEEWEQGLILPAPKRPVLADLLDDSEFGIEQGLSLCARLVASLADLHEAGIAHLALHPGNLLVAPANGPLWIREFGLAHRRGWNDFWGGSAPSPADVRYAAPEQLRGRHGARVSDIFSLGVLAFRILANRLPFAFHHRLFDGWPMFLFKPSLLRDDVPRDVVEVVRACLEFDPRGRPRMVDIVAAFAPYLPGEAGPDACSVDLPPPASSASRSRVMAFVQPDERAPLIFETALNLAAQEEVAVLFVSLVPVQLPTGELERFKAALFATLAPGLQLCREQELLWGLRVLENVDPGRAAPALICQYGPDIVLAGRSERSGIKSRLAPGVVRCLEKCGANLRLVA, from the coding sequence ATGTGGGCAAGGATACAGGAAATGGCCATTCGGGGGGCTGCCCCGGAACCTTTGGAGCCGGGGAGCGAGATCAACGGCGCGCGTGTGCGTCGTCGCATTCCTTCCATCATGGGCTTTCGCCGCTATGAGGCGGTACGGGATTATGAACCGCTTGAAATTCGGCAGTTTCTGGACGTGGATACCACGGCGTTTCTCTCCTGGCAGAACGCGGCCCGGTTTGCCGGTCTGCCGCATGACTGCCGTTTTCTCTGGCCTGTGGAGGAATGGGAGCAGGGACTGATATTGCCGGCACCCAAACGTCCTGTTCTGGCTGATCTTCTGGATGATTCCGAATTTGGCATCGAGCAGGGGCTTTCCCTGTGCGCACGGCTCGTTGCTTCGCTGGCCGATCTGCACGAAGCGGGTATCGCGCATCTGGCTCTGCATCCCGGGAATCTGCTCGTGGCACCGGCAAACGGACCTTTGTGGATACGGGAGTTCGGCCTTGCCCACAGGCGGGGGTGGAATGATTTCTGGGGCGGAAGCGCTCCGTCTCCGGCCGATGTGCGGTATGCGGCCCCGGAACAGTTGCGCGGCAGGCATGGAGCGCGGGTTTCGGACATCTTTTCCCTTGGCGTGCTGGCGTTTCGCATTCTTGCCAATCGGCTGCCCTTTGCCTTTCATCACCGTCTGTTCGACGGCTGGCCCATGTTTCTGTTCAAGCCCTCCCTGCTGCGGGACGATGTTCCCCGGGACGTGGTTGAAGTGGTACGAGCCTGTCTGGAGTTCGATCCTCGCGGGCGTCCCCGCATGGTGGATATCGTGGCTGCCTTTGCACCGTATCTGCCCGGAGAAGCGGGCCCGGACGCCTGTTCCGTTGATCTGCCGCCCCCTGCGTCGTCCGCTTCCCGGAGCAGGGTCATGGCCTTTGTACAGCCGGACGAGCGTGCCCCTCTGATTTTCGAAACGGCCCTGAATCTTGCTGCGCAGGAAGAGGTCGCCGTGCTGTTCGTGAGTCTGGTTCCGGTGCAGTTGCCGACCGGGGAGCTGGAGCGGTTCAAGGCTGCGCTTTTTGCCACGCTTGCGCCCGGGTTGCAGCTGTGCCGGGAGCAGGAACTGCTTTGGGGGTTGCGCGTGCTGGAAAACGTGGACCCCGGGCGGGCGGCTCCGGCATTGATCTGTCAGTACGGCCCGGACATTGTGCTGGCCGGGAGGTCGGAACGCTCCGGCATCAAGTCCAGACTCGCGCCCGGCGTGGTGCGGTGTCTGGAGAAGTGTGGCGCGAACCTCAGGCTCGTGGCCTGA
- a CDS encoding pentapeptide repeat-containing protein, translating to MTCCKCAEYEWADPQEVVYTDPEGKGYCVFHAPLYEKRISNDDFNKRVFERLRESKLFEGSGRFCDLSGVVFPQEIKFQQVGQFPKVRFNSACFEGFADFSEVDFGGFALFKETIFSQGASLSEAKFNGVAYFGKTEFRDYVYFNSIKFNNRSVFSRVEAVYGIDFTDCVFGGKSNFESIDDGKCKFHFFNCIISNSGIDVIGCNPKTIDFINQYDITNIHFINSPWEKNGCIEACTEGKKDLLQPTRDFYQRMKAKYKAENNEYEASKWHIAEKEAQLKLLWREAKDWSLCPWTQEQGEDQEYFQWEDVRSGSRWLGGKASEFLTCFVLWLYKVSSGFGEKPVRGLCWLLLLLVLPYFFPGDMREYIPLMQRNIANASSVLKSFEMAGWQLLITIQAALFAFALRNRFRR from the coding sequence ATGACGTGTTGCAAATGCGCGGAATATGAATGGGCCGACCCGCAGGAAGTTGTCTACACCGATCCGGAAGGCAAGGGGTATTGTGTGTTTCATGCACCGCTCTATGAAAAAAGGATATCGAATGACGATTTCAATAAGAGAGTGTTTGAGAGGTTGCGAGAGTCGAAGCTTTTTGAAGGATCTGGACGTTTTTGTGATTTGAGCGGGGTTGTTTTTCCGCAAGAGATTAAATTTCAACAGGTCGGGCAGTTTCCAAAGGTTCGGTTTAATTCTGCGTGTTTTGAAGGATTTGCTGATTTTTCCGAAGTCGATTTTGGTGGGTTTGCGTTGTTTAAAGAAACCATTTTTTCACAAGGAGCTAGCCTCTCTGAGGCTAAATTCAATGGTGTAGCATATTTTGGGAAAACAGAATTCAGAGATTATGTATATTTTAATTCAATAAAGTTTAATAACCGTTCTGTTTTTAGCCGTGTTGAAGCTGTATACGGTATTGATTTCACAGACTGTGTATTCGGGGGAAAGTCTAATTTTGAATCAATAGATGATGGTAAATGTAAATTTCATTTTTTTAATTGTATAATTTCAAATAGTGGTATTGATGTTATTGGATGTAATCCAAAAACAATTGATTTTATAAATCAATATGATATTACAAACATTCATTTCATAAACTCTCCATGGGAAAAAAATGGCTGCATCGAGGCTTGTACAGAAGGTAAGAAAGATTTGCTTCAGCCTACGCGCGATTTCTATCAGCGCATGAAGGCCAAGTACAAGGCGGAGAACAATGAATATGAGGCTTCCAAGTGGCATATTGCCGAGAAGGAGGCTCAGCTCAAACTGCTGTGGCGAGAAGCAAAGGACTGGTCGCTTTGTCCTTGGACGCAGGAGCAAGGCGAAGATCAGGAATATTTTCAGTGGGAAGACGTACGAAGTGGATCGCGATGGCTTGGCGGCAAGGCTTCAGAGTTCCTGACCTGTTTTGTTCTTTGGCTGTACAAGGTGTCCAGCGGGTTCGGGGAAAAGCCTGTTCGTGGATTGTGCTGGCTTTTGCTGCTTTTGGTACTGCCTTACTTCTTCCCGGGGGACATGCGGGAATACATTCCCTTGATGCAACGGAATATTGCGAACGCATCCTCTGTCTTGAAATCTTTCGAAATGGCCGGGTGGCAACTCCTCATAACCATTCAGGCCGCCCTGTTTGCCTTTGCCCTGCGAAATCGATTCCGAAGATAG
- a CDS encoding thioredoxin family protein: MVKNIDPGMFDLELRTQDRPMLVAFLKRNDRYRMQEQALDDVARRYSGRVRCFLFDADFLEAAMKRFMVRGTPTFLLFEQGRETGRIIGETDSDGLDELLHSVLRSEPPAA; this comes from the coding sequence ATGGTGAAAAACATTGATCCCGGCATGTTCGATCTTGAGTTGCGGACTCAGGATCGTCCCATGCTTGTCGCCTTTCTCAAGCGCAACGACAGGTATCGCATGCAGGAGCAGGCGCTTGACGATGTGGCCCGTCGGTATTCCGGCAGGGTCCGCTGCTTCCTGTTCGATGCGGATTTTCTGGAAGCGGCCATGAAGCGGTTCATGGTTCGCGGAACTCCCACGTTTCTGCTGTTCGAGCAGGGCAGGGAGACCGGAAGAATCATCGGTGAGACCGACAGCGATGGTCTGGATGAACTGCTCCATTCCGTCTTGCGGAGCGAACCGCCAGCCGCCTGA
- a CDS encoding sulfite exporter TauE/SafE family protein — MFSDTLFLVALQSSLTLGLVHGVNPCGHSWLVLAPFVAGDKSGRRVFGLTSAFILGTSLGCLAIGFALGSLSATLPPQARYITDTLTAAIIIVLGAILIFRPHLLHSHDHEHDHTDHDHEHHHREHGCDCHVHGPTAKRSTMWGLGTLGFVNMIVPCPTVAIMYSYALESGSATKAMSVFAIYAAGTAVALGGVIFAIYKVTGLLRKMQHPWIEPAIMRTVGVMTILFGTYSLYTDFVA, encoded by the coding sequence ATGTTTTCCGACACCCTGTTCCTCGTGGCCCTGCAATCATCGCTCACACTCGGGCTGGTGCATGGCGTGAACCCCTGCGGGCACTCCTGGCTGGTTCTGGCTCCGTTCGTGGCCGGAGACAAAAGCGGCCGTCGCGTGTTCGGCCTGACCTCCGCATTCATACTCGGCACCTCGCTGGGCTGCCTCGCCATCGGCTTTGCACTGGGGTCACTCTCCGCCACCCTGCCTCCGCAGGCCCGATACATCACGGACACGCTCACCGCAGCCATCATCATCGTGCTGGGTGCCATACTGATCTTCCGCCCGCACCTCCTGCACAGTCACGACCACGAGCATGACCATACGGATCACGATCACGAACACCATCATCGCGAGCATGGTTGCGACTGCCATGTACACGGTCCGACAGCCAAACGGTCCACCATGTGGGGGCTCGGCACACTTGGGTTCGTGAACATGATCGTGCCCTGCCCCACCGTGGCCATCATGTATTCCTATGCCCTCGAATCGGGCAGCGCGACCAAGGCGATGTCGGTCTTTGCCATCTATGCCGCAGGCACGGCCGTGGCGCTCGGCGGCGTCATCTTCGCCATCTACAAGGTAACAGGGCTGCTGCGAAAGATGCAGCATCCGTGGATCGAACCGGCCATCATGCGCACCGTGGGCGTCATGACCATCCTGTTCGGCACCTATTCCCTGTACACGGATTTCGTTGCCTGA
- a CDS encoding YkgJ family cysteine cluster protein, with protein sequence MEQESRIFLTPSEAVEAVCIDFSQYGPQPEQFEELCAVLGVSVPEAPYDSSTVRKLLKEADPDPEALARICSVVFWCKAHTGTGPEGRLGIWVPTGMRDFVCIQCGRCCSVLDYHRDCTEEDVALWRERGRTDILEWVGRKPDGSYRIWVRPGTDLLAETCPWLTTLEDGRRVCSIHDCKPEICRQYPGSRKHAAMTGCPTALRLREGEVCNVEA encoded by the coding sequence ATGGAACAGGAATCACGCATTTTCCTGACCCCGTCGGAAGCCGTTGAAGCCGTGTGCATCGATTTTTCCCAGTATGGGCCGCAGCCCGAACAGTTCGAGGAATTGTGCGCTGTTCTGGGTGTTTCCGTGCCTGAAGCTCCGTACGACAGCAGTACCGTGCGCAAGCTGTTGAAAGAAGCTGATCCCGATCCGGAAGCCTTGGCGCGGATATGTTCCGTGGTGTTTTGGTGCAAGGCGCATACGGGCACCGGGCCGGAAGGGCGGCTCGGCATATGGGTTCCCACGGGCATGCGGGACTTTGTCTGCATCCAGTGCGGCAGATGTTGTTCCGTGCTGGATTATCATCGGGATTGTACTGAAGAGGATGTGGCGCTGTGGCGCGAGCGCGGGCGTACCGACATTCTGGAATGGGTGGGGCGGAAGCCCGACGGTTCCTACCGCATCTGGGTCCGTCCGGGCACGGACCTGCTTGCCGAGACCTGCCCCTGGCTCACCACGCTCGAGGACGGTCGTCGCGTCTGTTCCATCCACGACTGCAAGCCGGAAATCTGTCGCCAGTATCCCGGCTCCCGCAAACACGCTGCCATGACCGGCTGCCCCACGGCCCTGCGCCTGAGGGAGGGAGAGGTATGCAACGTCGAGGCCTGA
- a CDS encoding Na+/H+ antiporter NhaC family protein → MRKLFTLLLTCAAVGLFLAAPALAADSSKGAANAELFGVLTLIPPVLAIVLAFITKNVVLSLFLGVFSGCFMLDLKGWDIYSAVIDGFLRLSGEVLASLADSWNAGIVLQCLAIGGLIALVSKMGGARAIADALAKHAKTPRSSQFVTWVMGLFIFFDDYANSLTVGPIMRPVTDRMKISREKLAFIIDATAAPIAGIALISTWVAYEVGLIRDGYQMIGIKANAYGIFVETIPFRFYNIFILAFVVFTILFLREFGPMRQAEVRARTEGKLVADGSTPMASEEASGLEPESHVVPSIWSAIIPIGTLIVTAFLGFYFNGYHAIEDQALLDLIHSSPMSFTAMRECFGASDASVVLFQAALVASLVAIFMAIFKKVMPIKDAIETWVTGVKSMNITAVILLLAWSLSGIIKELGTAAYLVNVLSDALPPFLLPTIIFILGSIISFATGTSYGTMGILMPLAIPLSFALQADPNYVLLNVGAVLTGAIFGDHCSPISDTTILSSMGSACDHIDHVRTQLFYAIGVAGVAIIFGYIPAGLGMPAYVTLPVGLVATAALVRFVGKPLPKAS, encoded by the coding sequence ATGAGAAAGCTGTTCACGCTGCTGTTGACCTGCGCCGCCGTGGGCCTGTTTCTGGCCGCCCCCGCCTTGGCTGCGGATTCTTCCAAGGGGGCGGCAAACGCCGAACTGTTCGGAGTTCTGACCCTGATTCCGCCTGTTCTGGCCATCGTTCTCGCCTTCATTACCAAAAACGTGGTGCTGTCCCTGTTTCTTGGCGTGTTTTCCGGCTGCTTCATGCTGGACCTCAAGGGCTGGGATATCTATTCCGCAGTAATCGACGGGTTTCTGCGTCTTTCCGGCGAGGTGCTGGCTTCTCTGGCCGATAGCTGGAACGCAGGCATCGTGCTTCAGTGCCTGGCCATTGGTGGCCTGATCGCGCTGGTTTCCAAGATGGGCGGTGCCAGAGCCATTGCCGACGCATTGGCCAAGCACGCCAAGACCCCGCGCAGTTCCCAGTTCGTGACCTGGGTCATGGGGCTGTTCATCTTTTTCGATGACTACGCCAACTCCCTGACCGTGGGCCCGATCATGCGTCCGGTTACCGACCGCATGAAGATTTCCCGCGAAAAGCTGGCCTTCATCATCGACGCCACAGCCGCTCCCATTGCAGGCATTGCCCTGATTTCCACCTGGGTTGCTTACGAGGTCGGTCTGATCCGCGACGGCTACCAGATGATCGGGATCAAGGCCAACGCCTATGGCATATTCGTGGAAACCATTCCGTTCCGCTTCTACAACATTTTCATTCTGGCCTTTGTTGTGTTCACCATCCTGTTTCTGCGCGAGTTCGGCCCCATGCGGCAGGCCGAGGTCCGCGCACGCACCGAGGGCAAGCTCGTGGCTGACGGCTCCACGCCCATGGCCTCGGAGGAGGCTTCCGGCCTCGAGCCCGAATCCCATGTGGTGCCCAGCATCTGGAGCGCCATCATTCCCATCGGCACCTTGATCGTGACGGCCTTTCTCGGCTTCTACTTCAATGGCTACCATGCGATTGAAGATCAGGCCCTGCTGGACCTGATCCACTCCTCGCCCATGAGCTTCACGGCCATGCGCGAATGCTTCGGCGCGTCCGACGCTTCCGTGGTTCTGTTCCAGGCCGCTCTGGTGGCCAGCCTCGTGGCGATCTTCATGGCCATCTTCAAGAAGGTCATGCCCATCAAGGACGCCATCGAAACCTGGGTCACGGGCGTGAAGTCCATGAACATCACCGCCGTCATTCTGCTGCTGGCCTGGTCCCTGTCCGGCATCATCAAGGAGCTGGGCACTGCGGCCTATCTGGTCAACGTGCTGTCCGACGCGCTGCCGCCGTTCCTGCTGCCCACCATCATCTTCATTCTGGGCTCCATCATCTCGTTTGCGACCGGCACGTCCTACGGCACCATGGGCATTCTCATGCCTCTGGCCATTCCCCTGTCCTTTGCTCTGCAGGCCGATCCGAACTACGTCCTGCTGAACGTGGGCGCGGTGCTCACCGGTGCCATCTTCGGCGACCACTGCTCTCCGATTTCGGATACCACCATCCTGTCTTCGATGGGGTCGGCATGCGATCACATCGACCACGTCAGGACGCAGCTCTTCTACGCCATCGGCGTGGCGGGCGTGGCCATCATCTTCGGTTACATTCCGGCAGGATTGGGAATGCCTGCCTACGTCACCCTGCCTGTGGGCCTCGTTGCCACCGCGGCTCTGGTCCGGTTCGTGGGCAAGCCGCTTCCCAAGGCTTCCTAG
- a CDS encoding sigma 54-interacting transcriptional regulator produces MSTIFIAESDIDILRLVRDLLERSGHAVVEAADLEQAVAVLERVDPDLVFCAVDLMGGERRGLMEEMSRFGREAPVILVSDRLEPDPPALTMSLGAFAYIGKPVGRSRLEYLTRHGLAERKRRQREKRLAGNMTRMHSLLEALVEGGNEAVFVLGPAGRITHVGGTGAAYLGRTVEELLGNDFLSVLPKASVHLYQRLLDRARRRGTPGHVEEYRGNAVYDAMLRPVADKGELLGFVVVARDVTARYQSEQGLAESEKRYRSVYEAARDAIIMIDKQTGAILDFNTAAKHMYGYEAEELARLEYMDLSADPERSMGLIRSGLERLPLRHHRKKDGTVFPVEITTSHFVHQDREVCTVYIQDISHRKIAEEALREGARLYRAVVEDQTELITRFQPDGVLTFVNPACARFLNRDEDDLVGQNFLPWVPEKERAVLLDWMHNVSPENDVCELEQPLQHWDGEWRWFNWTNRAIYDHRGNLTEIQAVGRDITDRRKAEHALERANLEKERYRLNLEATFRSIPDAIIAVDSRMRVIATNSAAAVLCAARAEEAQGKPLRDLVPPTAGEWLGVLDQVVRTGKAVRGYETQVDLPNLGERMVEIHCSPLIDEETHHVGAVLVVRDVSRIADLEKRLQERLGFRGIVGRSSRMQEIYRLLEQLSQLDSTVLILGESGTGKELVAEALHYGGARAGGPLVKVNCSALTESLLESELFGHVRGAFTGAVKDKVGRIQAAQGGTLFLDEIGDIAPLIQLKLLRFLEQKEYERVGESATRSADVRILAATNADLMEKVRQGIFREDLFYRLNVMPINLPPLRERQADIPLLVEHFLEVFGDQFNKTFTGLSPEVLDLIMKYDWPGNIRELKHLLEHACILSPSGKIGLSAIRGDLVDHMRRLAGQSHASDVHEAPLSSFRRDTGPEAVAEAMLKAGGNKVRAARILGVHRATLYRKLRAYGLDY; encoded by the coding sequence GTGAGCACCATTTTCATTGCCGAAAGCGACATCGACATACTGCGGCTTGTGCGCGATCTGCTGGAGCGTTCGGGACATGCGGTCGTGGAAGCGGCGGACCTTGAGCAGGCCGTGGCGGTTCTGGAACGCGTGGACCCGGATCTGGTCTTCTGCGCCGTCGATCTCATGGGAGGAGAACGGCGCGGACTCATGGAGGAGATGTCGCGTTTCGGTCGCGAGGCCCCTGTCATTCTTGTTTCCGACCGTCTGGAACCCGATCCGCCCGCGCTGACCATGTCTCTCGGAGCCTTTGCCTACATTGGCAAGCCCGTGGGACGTTCCCGGCTGGAATATCTGACCCGGCACGGCCTTGCCGAACGGAAGCGCAGGCAGCGGGAAAAACGCCTTGCCGGCAACATGACCCGGATGCACAGCCTTCTGGAGGCGCTGGTGGAGGGCGGGAACGAAGCCGTTTTCGTGCTGGGCCCTGCCGGACGCATCACCCATGTGGGCGGCACCGGAGCCGCCTATCTTGGCCGGACCGTCGAGGAACTGCTGGGAAACGATTTTCTGAGTGTTCTTCCCAAGGCCTCGGTGCATCTGTACCAGAGGCTGCTGGACCGGGCTCGTCGCCGGGGCACGCCCGGACATGTGGAGGAGTACCGGGGCAATGCGGTCTACGATGCCATGCTGCGTCCCGTGGCCGACAAGGGGGAGCTTCTCGGATTCGTGGTGGTGGCGCGGGACGTGACCGCGCGATATCAGTCCGAGCAGGGACTTGCGGAAAGCGAAAAGCGCTACCGGAGCGTGTACGAGGCCGCACGTGACGCCATCATCATGATCGACAAGCAGACTGGAGCCATTCTCGATTTCAACACGGCTGCCAAGCACATGTATGGATACGAGGCCGAGGAACTGGCCCGGCTCGAGTACATGGACCTCTCTGCCGATCCGGAACGATCCATGGGCCTGATCCGTTCCGGGCTGGAACGCCTGCCTCTGCGGCATCACCGCAAAAAGGACGGCACGGTCTTTCCGGTGGAGATCACCACCAGTCATTTCGTGCATCAGGACCGGGAAGTCTGCACGGTCTACATTCAGGACATCTCGCATCGAAAGATCGCGGAAGAGGCGTTGCGCGAGGGCGCACGGCTTTACCGCGCCGTGGTCGAGGACCAGACCGAGCTCATCACCCGGTTTCAGCCGGATGGAGTGCTCACGTTCGTGAATCCGGCCTGTGCGCGATTTCTGAACAGGGATGAGGATGATCTCGTGGGCCAGAACTTTCTTCCCTGGGTACCGGAAAAGGAACGGGCCGTCCTGCTGGACTGGATGCACAACGTGTCTCCCGAAAACGACGTGTGCGAGCTGGAGCAGCCTCTGCAGCATTGGGACGGCGAATGGCGCTGGTTCAACTGGACCAATCGCGCCATTTACGACCATCGGGGCAACCTGACCGAGATTCAGGCCGTGGGCCGGGACATTACGGACCGGAGAAAGGCGGAGCACGCTCTGGAACGGGCCAATCTGGAAAAGGAACGGTACCGTCTGAATCTGGAAGCCACGTTTCGAAGCATTCCGGACGCCATCATTGCGGTGGACAGTCGGATGCGGGTCATTGCCACGAACAGTGCGGCCGCCGTTCTGTGCGCGGCCCGGGCCGAGGAGGCACAGGGCAAGCCTCTGCGCGACCTTGTGCCGCCCACAGCCGGGGAATGGCTCGGGGTGCTCGATCAGGTCGTGCGGACCGGCAAGGCCGTGCGCGGCTACGAAACACAGGTGGACCTGCCGAATCTGGGCGAGCGCATGGTGGAAATCCATTGTTCTCCACTCATTGACGAGGAGACGCACCATGTCGGCGCCGTGCTCGTGGTACGCGACGTGTCCCGCATTGCCGATCTGGAGAAACGGCTTCAGGAGCGGCTGGGATTCCGGGGCATAGTGGGGCGCAGTTCCCGGATGCAGGAAATCTATCGTCTGCTGGAGCAGCTTTCCCAGCTCGACTCCACGGTTCTGATTCTTGGTGAATCCGGTACGGGCAAGGAACTTGTGGCCGAGGCCCTGCATTATGGCGGTGCGCGCGCCGGAGGACCACTTGTCAAGGTCAACTGTTCGGCGCTGACCGAAAGCCTGCTGGAGAGCGAGTTGTTCGGACACGTGCGCGGCGCGTTCACTGGCGCGGTCAAGGACAAGGTGGGCCGCATTCAGGCCGCGCAGGGCGGCACCCTGTTTCTGGACGAGATCGGCGACATTGCACCGCTCATCCAGCTCAAGCTGCTTCGATTTCTGGAACAGAAGGAATACGAACGCGTCGGGGAGTCCGCGACACGCTCCGCGGACGTGCGCATTCTGGCCGCCACCAATGCGGACCTGATGGAAAAGGTCCGGCAGGGCATATTCCGCGAGGACCTGTTCTATCGTCTCAACGTCATGCCGATCAATTTGCCGCCGCTCAGGGAGCGGCAGGCCGACATCCCCCTGCTGGTCGAACACTTTCTCGAAGTGTTCGGGGACCAGTTCAACAAGACCTTCACCGGGCTGTCGCCGGAGGTACTGGACCTGATCATGAAGTACGACTGGCCCGGCAACATCCGCGAGTTGAAGCATCTGCTGGAACATGCGTGCATTCTGTCCCCCAGCGGGAAAATCGGGCTTTCCGCCATCCGCGGGGACCTCGTGGACCATATGCGACGTCTTGCCGGGCAGTCTCATGCCAGCGATGTGCACGAAGCGCCCCTGTCATCCTTCAGGCGCGACACCGGACCGGAAGCCGTGGCCGAGGCCATGCTCAAGGCAGGAGGCAACAAGGTCAGAGCCGCTCGCATTCTGGGGGTTCATCGTGCTACCTTGTACCGGAAATTGCGCGCCTACGGTCTGGATTACTGA